Genomic window (Pseudomonas azadiae):
GACTACAGGCAAGTCGCGAGTGCGGCCAAACGACGCTTGGCGGGCATCGTGTCCTCTGCCGCGTAATACTTGATGGTTGAACCGGCACCCGCGCTTTGCACGTCGACAAAGTAGTCACCCGCCGTGGTGTACACGGTAAAACCACCCGCCCCGATCGGCTCCTTGAAGCCACCGGCATCAACGCCGAACACGCTTTCGTCCTGCCAGCCGAACTGCACGCATTCGGCAACCACCAGGGTGGTCTTGTCCGAAGCCAGGGTTTTATAGGGCGCGCCCGCGCGCGCCTCCTTCATCTTCGAACCCGCGCAACCGGCCAACGCGGCCAGTACCAGTGCGCCTATTACCACCTTGTGCATGCCATTGCTCCGTTGGAAAAAACGCGACTGTATCATTGCCGTGGGCCGGTCTGACGACTGCATGAACTTTGTTTCACTGCCAGGGGGAAGATGCGTCGCTTAGAGTAACCACGCTCATTTTTGGAAACCTCCCTTCTGCCCGCTCCCCGGCGGGCTTTTTTTCGTCCGGGTTTCAGATCAGCCAGCGAAACAGGTAAAACAACCCCATGCTCAGCAGCACCGTGATCAACACATTGCGCGTCCAGAACATCAATGCCACTGCGCTGATCCCCGCCAGCAGGTAAGGGTTGGCCAGGCTCAGGTTTAGTTGATGGTCGTGCAGGAAAATGATCGGCCCGCAAATCGCCGTCAGCATGCCCGGTACCGCAAACCCGAGGAACTC
Coding sequences:
- a CDS encoding AzlD domain-containing protein; the protein is MIYIMIVAMGLVVFFNRYLFIEPRLPVRLNRGAREFLGFAVPGMLTAICGPIIFLHDHQLNLSLANPYLLAGISAVALMFWTRNVLITVLLSMGLFYLFRWLI